A genomic window from Cloacibacillus evryensis DSM 19522 includes:
- a CDS encoding phosphate acyltransferase, whose translation MYKTFDEMINNCGCLSGSSLVAAAADRETIEAVKMAFDKGLGHAVFTGDEKIIAPVVDELGIAGKAEIVHAGSPEEAAKRAVALVREGSGDALMKGLVNTSDFMRAVLDREQGLRSGHLLSHLAVMEIPGEHHLSFCTDTAFIVTPTLDQKKHILRNALKAIHALGYEHVNVACIAANERVDPHIPSTVDAAALVAAWRDGEFDELPCTCTVEGPMAIDVVASREAAEHKGINSVIAGKVDLTLAPNLECGNVHCKTLVHYCKAKFAGVVLGAMVPIVLVSRTDDPETKFYGIALSCLVAGGR comes from the coding sequence ATGTATAAGACCTTTGACGAAATGATAAACAACTGCGGCTGTCTCAGCGGCAGCAGCCTCGTCGCGGCGGCGGCGGACAGGGAGACCATAGAGGCGGTGAAGATGGCCTTTGACAAGGGGCTCGGACACGCGGTCTTCACCGGCGACGAGAAGATAATCGCTCCCGTGGTTGATGAGCTGGGCATCGCGGGCAAGGCTGAGATCGTCCACGCCGGCAGTCCGGAGGAGGCGGCGAAAAGGGCCGTTGCGCTCGTTCGCGAGGGCAGCGGCGACGCCCTGATGAAGGGGCTCGTCAACACCTCCGATTTTATGCGCGCCGTGCTTGACCGGGAGCAGGGGCTGCGCTCCGGGCACCTTTTGAGCCACCTCGCGGTGATGGAGATCCCGGGAGAGCACCATCTCTCGTTCTGTACCGACACCGCCTTCATCGTGACGCCGACGCTCGACCAGAAAAAACACATCCTGAGAAACGCCCTGAAGGCGATCCACGCCCTCGGCTACGAACATGTCAACGTCGCCTGCATCGCGGCCAACGAGCGCGTGGACCCGCACATCCCGTCGACGGTGGATGCCGCCGCCCTCGTCGCCGCCTGGCGCGACGGGGAGTTTGACGAACTGCCCTGCACCTGCACCGTCGAGGGGCCGATGGCGATAGACGTCGTGGCTTCAAGGGAGGCCGCGGAGCATAAGGGGATAAACAGCGTCATCGCCGGCAAGGTGGACCTCACGCTGGCCCCGAACCTTGAATGCGGCAACGTCCACTGCAAGACCCTCGTGCATTACTGTAAGGCGAAGTTCGCCGGCGTCGTGCTCGGCGCGATGGTGCCCATCGTGCTCGTCTCGCGCACCGACGACCCGGAGACGAAATTCTACGGGATCGCGCTCTCCTGCCTGGTCGCGGGCGGAAGATGA
- a CDS encoding MATE family efflux transporter, translating to MKLLKKAKRILIRRGAVDLGSGPVLSSLVRLSVPSIAMVLFHTLFNLVDTIFISWLGESHMVAISYTFPVQIGVFAVLEGVGNGVTALVGRRLGEGDRELAQKTATSGLAFSYILCLLWVPFLFPGPSNAFFRMLGATDPVTLRQAWLYNMWIPPMLVLISFSYVVNSIFRCQGNTMVPLYFFLIANGLNFILDPIFIFAFGWGMTGAAAATFAGRFAGTFYLIKKLRESSEIKLPFFTRPRRGMMRIWGGITAIGLPVTLTTGSVAFGMGTVNKILSTTYGNIAVAGWMVGLRVEDLAFNTLMGINDALVPFLSFNYGRRSLDRMRRGIRSAFIISGVITVAIGLALAFAPHPIINLFRPTEEVAAVAIQSIRITIAGYPMVIYSVLYNALFIATGYSGYGFVIQVCRSMVLRVPAVWLLAGMVSIHWIWLFQPISFAGAAALTWLFSWILLKKLRKDMAGNSTEMGPYIR from the coding sequence ATGAAATTGCTCAAAAAGGCAAAGCGCATCCTGATACGGCGCGGAGCCGTGGACCTCGGCAGCGGCCCCGTGCTCAGCTCGCTTGTGCGCCTCTCTGTGCCATCCATCGCGATGGTGCTCTTCCACACGCTCTTCAACCTTGTGGATACTATCTTTATCTCATGGCTCGGCGAGAGCCACATGGTCGCGATATCCTACACCTTTCCGGTCCAGATCGGCGTTTTCGCGGTGCTTGAGGGCGTCGGCAACGGCGTCACGGCGCTTGTGGGGCGCAGGCTAGGCGAGGGAGACCGTGAACTGGCGCAGAAAACGGCGACCTCGGGGCTGGCCTTCTCCTACATCCTCTGTCTTCTCTGGGTTCCCTTCCTGTTTCCCGGCCCCTCGAACGCCTTCTTCCGTATGCTCGGGGCCACCGACCCAGTCACGCTGCGTCAGGCGTGGCTCTACAATATGTGGATACCTCCGATGCTGGTGCTCATCAGCTTTTCATATGTGGTGAATTCCATATTCAGATGCCAGGGCAATACGATGGTCCCGCTATACTTCTTTCTTATCGCCAACGGGCTGAACTTTATCCTGGACCCGATCTTCATCTTCGCGTTCGGCTGGGGCATGACGGGCGCGGCGGCGGCCACCTTCGCCGGGCGCTTCGCCGGCACCTTCTACCTGATAAAGAAACTGCGCGAGTCGAGCGAAATAAAACTCCCCTTCTTCACACGGCCGCGCCGCGGCATGATGAGGATATGGGGCGGGATAACGGCGATCGGACTTCCCGTCACCCTCACCACCGGCAGCGTCGCCTTCGGCATGGGCACCGTCAACAAGATTTTGTCGACGACCTACGGCAACATCGCCGTCGCCGGCTGGATGGTGGGGCTGCGCGTCGAGGACCTCGCCTTCAACACCCTGATGGGGATCAACGACGCGCTCGTCCCCTTCCTCTCCTTCAACTACGGACGGCGCAGCCTCGATCGCATGAGACGCGGCATCCGCTCGGCGTTCATCATCAGCGGCGTGATAACGGTGGCGATCGGCCTCGCGCTCGCCTTCGCCCCGCACCCGATCATAAATCTCTTCCGCCCGACGGAGGAGGTCGCCGCCGTCGCCATCCAGTCGATACGCATCACGATCGCCGGCTACCCGATGGTGATATACAGCGTGCTCTACAACGCGCTCTTCATCGCCACTGGATATTCCGGTTACGGCTTTGTGATCCAAGTCTGCCGCAGCATGGTGCTGCGCGTGCCCGCCGTCTGGCTGCTCGCGGGCATGGTCTCGATACATTGGATCTGGCTCTTCCAGCCGATCTCATTCGCGGGCGCGGCGGCGCTGACC
- a CDS encoding MATE family efflux transporter, which produces MKTNNTAALGTAPVGPLLLKLSVPAMAGMFMMSLYNVVDAFFVGRGVGALGIASVFVSFPATLVIMAVSQTFGVGGASVIARALGAERHDEASAALGTIMTSGLFCALAMTAALMIFTRPLLTMLGATHEIIESSLVYAGIIFLGTPAFFMMMVFNNLVRGEGNTRLSMLSMAISSGVNIALDPLFIFVFKWGLAGAAWATVIAQVCALAWLLHYYFGGKSAVAVKPQCLRRISPPLLARVLSVGASAFVRQVGIAVSWTVLNRIFADTGGAIGVAASGLVQRLLSLIIMPVLGMGHGLLPLVGYNYGAKNYRRVLRGMSLANIASTAVCFACAVLLLIFPREMLGIFSDDRALLASGVTGMVCVAAGISFAGTQTMISTYYQGIGSARLAFFLSMLRPLLLHPPLALTLSAFFGMNGAWASFTAADILAFAISWAIYTRGKRELAQRELAA; this is translated from the coding sequence GTGAAAACAAATAATACCGCGGCCCTCGGCACAGCTCCGGTGGGGCCGCTGCTGCTGAAGTTATCTGTTCCGGCGATGGCGGGAATGTTTATGATGTCTCTTTATAATGTCGTTGACGCTTTCTTCGTCGGGCGCGGCGTGGGCGCGCTGGGCATCGCCTCCGTATTCGTTTCGTTTCCCGCGACGCTCGTCATCATGGCCGTATCGCAGACCTTCGGCGTGGGCGGAGCCTCCGTCATCGCCCGCGCGCTGGGGGCGGAAAGACATGACGAGGCCTCCGCGGCGCTCGGCACGATAATGACCTCCGGTCTCTTCTGCGCGCTCGCCATGACCGCCGCGCTGATGATATTCACGCGGCCATTGCTGACGATGCTCGGGGCAACCCATGAGATCATCGAATCGTCGCTCGTCTACGCCGGCATCATCTTTCTCGGCACGCCGGCCTTCTTCATGATGATGGTCTTCAACAACCTCGTGCGCGGCGAGGGCAACACCCGCCTCTCCATGCTGAGCATGGCGATCTCCTCGGGCGTCAACATCGCGCTGGACCCGCTCTTCATCTTCGTCTTCAAATGGGGGCTGGCGGGCGCGGCCTGGGCCACCGTCATCGCTCAGGTGTGCGCACTTGCCTGGCTGCTGCACTATTATTTCGGCGGCAAAAGCGCCGTCGCGGTAAAGCCGCAATGCCTGCGCCGGATATCCCCGCCGCTGCTCGCGCGGGTCCTCTCCGTCGGGGCCTCCGCCTTCGTGCGGCAGGTGGGCATCGCCGTATCGTGGACCGTGCTCAACCGGATATTCGCCGACACCGGCGGCGCGATCGGCGTCGCCGCCTCCGGACTCGTACAGCGCCTGCTCTCGCTCATTATTATGCCGGTGCTCGGCATGGGACACGGTCTGCTGCCGCTCGTCGGTTACAACTACGGCGCCAAAAACTACCGCCGCGTACTGCGCGGCATGTCGCTCGCGAACATCGCCTCGACCGCCGTCTGCTTCGCCTGCGCCGTCCTCCTGCTCATCTTCCCGCGCGAGATGCTGGGAATCTTCTCGGACGACCGGGCGCTGCTCGCGAGCGGCGTGACCGGCATGGTCTGTGTCGCGGCGGGGATATCCTTCGCCGGCACCCAGACGATGATCTCGACATACTACCAGGGCATCGGCAGCGCGCGGCTCGCCTTTTTCCTCTCGATGCTCCGGCCGCTGCTGCTCCACCCGCCGCTCGCGCTGACACTCTCGGCGTTTTTCGGCATGAACGGCGCCTGGGCCTCTTTCACCGCCGCGGACATCCTCGCCTTCGCCATCTCCTGGGCCATCTATACCAGAGGCAAACGGGAACTTGCCCAAAGAGAGCTCGCGGCATGA